The Diospyros lotus cultivar Yz01 chromosome 15, ASM1463336v1, whole genome shotgun sequence genome has a window encoding:
- the LOC127792184 gene encoding auxin-responsive protein SAUR71-like, which yields MKKLIRRLSRVADSSQYSLLRSDSSTAGKSCRWRLLRSGAVPEGHLPVYVGEEMERFVVSAELLNHPIFVKLLNKSAQEYGYDQKGALRIPCHVFLFERVLEALRAGDDSVQDLLASLSDDFL from the coding sequence ATGAAGAAGCTCATCCGGAGGCTTTCGCGCGTGGCCGACTCCTCGCAGTACAGCCTCCTCAGATCGGACTCCTCGACCGCCGGAAAGTCTTGCCGCTGGAGGCTCCTTAGATCGGGCGCCGTCCCGGAGGGCCACCTCCCCGTCTACGTCGGAGAGGAGATGGAACGATTCGTCGTCAGCGCCGAGCTTCTCAACCACCCGATCTTCGTGAAGTTGCTCAACAAATCGGCTCAGGAGTACGGCTACGATCAGAAAGGGGCGCTTCGCATCCCTTGCCACGTCTTCCTCTTCGAGCGCGTCCTTGAAGCCTTGCGGGCCGGCGACGATTCCGTCCAAGATCTTCTCGCCTCCTTGTCCGACGACTTTCTTTAg